In Arachis stenosperma cultivar V10309 chromosome 1, arast.V10309.gnm1.PFL2, whole genome shotgun sequence, one DNA window encodes the following:
- the LOC130967158 gene encoding glycerophosphocholine acyltransferase 1-like, which yields MLDNEDHAEFTNGESPPNKLKRRFRDRSKEMLSKQAVKIAKQAEEHERFINKVTHLVGVLGFGGFCFLLGARPQDIPYVYCFFYVIFVPLRWIYYRFKKWHYYLLDFCYYANTIFLVDLLFYPRNEKLFMVCFSFAEGPLAWALIVWRCSLVFSSPDKIVSVLIHLLPGLVFFTIRWWNPAYFEAMHPEGTGRRTTWPYVEDKSSLWTWLFLVPLVAYTLWQVLYFLIVNVLRRQRLLRDPEVMTSYRELSKKAQKANNIWWRLSGLLGDQNRLLMYILLQGIFTVATMALAVPIFLSYELHVVFQILKVSASVWNGGSFLLEVMPRQAILKEKKKTEVPPVPDQ from the exons ATGTTGGATAACGAAGACCATGCAGAGTTTACGAACGGTGAATCACCTCCTAACAAGTTGAAACGGAGATTCAGGGATAGATCTAAG GAGATGCTGTCCAAACAAGCCGTTAAGATCGCAAAACAAGCTGAAGAACACGAAAGGTTCATTAATAAG GTGACGCATCTTGTTGGTGTACTTGGATTTGGTGGATTTTGCTTCCTCTTAGGGGCGA GACCCCAAGATATTCCCTATGTATATTGCTTTTTCTATGTCATCTTTGTTCCTCTTAGATGGATATACTATAGGTTCAAGAAATGGCATTACTATCTATTG GATTTCTGCTACTATGCCAATACAATTTTCTTGGTTGACCTCCTTTTTTATCCGAGGAACGAAAAGCTTTTCATGGTTTGCTTTTCTTTTGCTGAG GGGCCATTGGCATGGGCTTTGATTGTTTGGCGCTGCAGCTTGGTTTTCAGTTCCCCTGACAAAATTGTCAGTGTTCTTATCCATCTTTTACCTG GGTTAGTTTTCTTTACCATACGGTGGTGGAATCCTGCATACTTTGAAGCCATGCATCCAGAGGGAACTGGTCGAAGAACTACATGGCCTTATGTTGAAGATAAATCCTCTCTCTGGACATGGCTGTTTCTGGTGCCATTAGTAGCTTACACACTCTGGCAGGTTCTATACTTCCTCATAGTCAATGTCCTACGTCGACAAAGGCTATTAAGAGATCCTGAAGTCATGACTTCCTATAG GGAGTTGTCTAAGAAGGCTCAGAAAGCGAACAATATATGGTGGAGGTTAAGTGGGTTGCTAGGCGATCAAAATCGCTTGTTGATGTACATTTTGCTTCAAGGCATATTTACCGTGGCAACAATGGCATTGGCTGTGCCAATATTCTTATCATACGAGTTGCATGTAGTTTTCCAAATACTAAAGGTTTCTGCATCAGTGTGGAATGGAGGATCCTTTCTGTTAGAAGTAATGCCTAGGCAGGCAATTCtcaaggagaaaaagaaaacagagGTGCCACCTGTTCCAGATCAATAA
- the LOC130976702 gene encoding threonine synthase 1, chloroplastic-like, which produces MVSSSLFNPSFSTLTPKPTNPTTNRKNRLAPNVIACTSSTYDSSSPTTSTNSHPPTAPPPNHSHRNAEENIKDEARRHRSASGSDSRGFTARYVPFNAGFDSAEWYSLDDIVYRSRSGGLLDVQHDMEALSRFDGAYWRSLFDSRVGKTAWPYGSGVWSKKEWVLPEIDPDDIVSAFEGNSNLFWAERFGKQYLSMNDLWVKHCGISHTGSFKDLGMTVLVSQVNRLRKLNRTVVGVGCASTGDTSAALSAYCAAAGIPSIVFLPANKISTAQLVQPIANGALVLSIDTDFDGCMKLIREITSELPIYLANSLNSLRLEGQKTAAIEILQQFDWEVPDWVIVPGGNLGNIYAFYKGFKMCKDLGLVDRIPRLVCAQAANANPLYRYYKSGWKEFKAVTAKSTFASAIQIGDPVSIDRAVFALRNSEGIVEEASEEELMDAMAQADSTGMFICPHTGVALTALIKLRRSGVIGPTDRTVVVSTAHGLKFTQSKTDYHSGAVPGMGRFANPPVMVNPDFGSVMDVLRGFLKSDRLKNK; this is translated from the exons ATGGTGTCATCATCGTTGTTCAACCCTTCCTTCTCCACTCTCACCCCAAAACCTACTAATCCAACTACCAACAGAAAAAACCGCCTCGCCCCCAACGTAATAGCATGCACCTCATCCACATACGATTCCTCCTCTCCCACCACAAGCACAAACTCTCACCCACCGACGGCGCCGCCGCCAAACCACAGCCACCGCAACGCCGAAGAGAACATCAAGGACGAGGCACGCCGCCACCGCTCGGCTTCCGGTAGCGACAGCCGAGGCTTCACGGCGAGGTACGTTCCCTTCAACGCGGGATTCGACTCGGCGGAATGGTACTCCCTGGATGATATCGTGTACCGTAGCCGCTCTGGCGGGCTGCTTGACGTTCAACACGACATGGAGGCGCTGTCGAGGTTCGACGGTGCGTACTGGCGCTCTCTGTTCGACTCGCGAGTGGGGAAGACTGCGTGGCCGTACGGCTCCGGCGTATGGAGCAAGAAGGAGTGGGTGCTACCGGAGATCGATCCCGACGACATCGTTAGCGCCTTCGAAGGAAACTCCAACCTCTTCTGGGCCGAACGGTTCGGAAAACAGTACCTCTCCATGAACGACCTTTGGGTCAAGCACTGCGGCATCAGCCACACCGGAAGCTTCAAGGACCTGGGCATGACCGTCCTCGTCAGCCAG gTGAACCGATTGCGCAAGTTGAACCGGACGGTTGTAGGGGTTGGGTGCGCTTCAACAGGTGACACGTCAGCGGCTCTCTCGGCATACTGCGCGGCGGCGGGGATCCCTTCCATCGTGTTCCTTCCCGCGAACAAGATCTCAACGGCGCAACTGGTTCAGCCGATTGCGAACGGCGCGTTGGTTTTGAGCATCGACACCGATTTCGACGGCTGCATGAAGCTGATTCGTGAGATCACTTCAGAGTTACCTATCTACTTGGCGAACTCGCTGAACAGCCTGAGGCTGGAAGGTCAGAAAACCGCCGCTATTGAGATTCTTCAGCAGTTCGATTGGGAGGTTCCCGATTGGGTCATCGTTCCCGGCGGAAACCTAGGGAACATCTACGCCTTCTACAAGGGATTCAAAATGTGCAAGGATTTAGGGCTCGTGGATAGGATCCCAAGGCTCGTTTGCGCTCAAGCCGCGAACGCGAATCCTCTGTACCGGTACTACAAGAGCGGGTGGAAGGAGTTTAAGGCCGTGACCGCGAAATCGACGTTCGCTTCTGCAATACAGATTGGCGATCCGGTTTCTATTGATAGGGCGGTGTTTGCGCTGAGAAATTCGGAGGGGATTGTTGAGGAGGCGAGCGAGGAGGAGCTGATGGATGCCATGGCTCAAGCTGATTCGACGGGTATGTTCATATGTCCGCACACTGGGGTGGCTTTGACGGCGCTGATTAAGCTTCGGAGGAGTGGGGTGATAGGGCCCACTGATCGGACGGTGGTGGTTAGCACTGCCCATGGGTTGAAGTTCACTCAGAGTAAGACTGATTATCATTCTGGTGCTGTTCCTGGGATGGGTCGGTTCGCTAACCCTCCCGTGATGGTCAATCCGGATTTCGGATCCGTGATGGATGTGCTCAGGGGTTTCTTGAAGAGTGACCGCCTAAAGAACAAGTGA
- the LOC130971253 gene encoding protein PLASTID MOVEMENT IMPAIRED 1-RELATED 1-like, with protein MEENKSKQGYEEQNGEKSNQGSEEQKRFLRGVESISKALSLDGSSSKDSSSTPRTRSKSIRKAPLPDPKSSPEAGKNDNLRKEKKSIWDSLKALSLSRNRKFECRFSLQVHLIEGLPPSFNDASICVYWKRKRDVMVTHPAKVILGAAEFEQMLTYTCTISGSKSRPQNSAKYEPKHSSLYASMVGAAELDLGKHRVDLTRFLPLTLEELSEEKSSGKWSTSFRLSGAAKGAVMNVSFGYVVVGSHGTIGNQDSPNELGLGQNDSPSAMQLDKAHGLTKTDLLRTGSLPIFSPDYSSQNAEEVMDLHEVMPLPKSASSGDIFHQSPDIEEICSPYRPKDYEENINKPDSPDIENENPKNHQDIEEKTSPHACSKPEYPVFQVNVETVKPEDFPSTNSRDEKHEGCESNGYSVVDKAIEFFSSYERVNLEQSSMKAVVKKHTFNSTNTLDSVAEQVSSQDTVKHDTQEKALVCEFYHQDDLCTQKLPLQEADSALDSVKDLEVVAQVSGQEENPEEWEGDGFSAVDKGIECSSDEHVKLEVCTAKALVDDLKFDSTSILETAVKHDSEDEVNDGAEEKAIVHEFSHKELLLQEIESALISVKDSPMIMEAKTEYKKRNTYSLDDVTGSFLSMLGIDDSPMKLSPKSGLESPRERLVTQFEMDSKSEGFSSFDVDKGSNNEIDDAHKTSIGSEPLNFSNCIKSSSFSEDLHAAHLVQLQHMSKEKTKTLEEMETEALTCELGLNEKAFQHSPPKNNASYESPIHALPEEPLRLPPLAEGLGHCLQTSNGGFLRSMSPSLFKNSRSSGRLVMQISHPVVVPAEMGSGMMEIVQCLALMGIEKLSMLAKKLMPLEDITGKTIQQIAWEAMTIKGKERQCHLQHNLVTQEDTTCVLRGLKGTSSGSVGNQTGSEFVAFEALAPLAMDKIEALAMEGLRIQSGMEETDAPSNITAQSFGDISALHAKGNNSNESDEAVALGLIETKDSSVVDGIMSLSLSLDEWMRLDSGEIDDIDNINEHTSKILAAHHVNSLDLIHRISNIKRKRGNEPERKHGLLGNNFTVALMVQLRDPLRYFESVGTPMLALIQVKREFFPPKPRNLSEVGNTDEEEDDDCKTIGKVETEKPSEGEGIPQFRITEVHVAGLKTEPAYKKKDWRSWGTSRHQKSGSRWLLANGMGKCEKNPFLKSKPVSTCNAPLTSKVQPTDILWSISYRMYGTGDKRVDLTALNSPIRNPNIIIRNETRRPR; from the exons ATGGAAGAAAACAAGAGCAAACAAGGTTATGAAGAGCAAAATGGAGAAAAGAGTAATCAAGGTTCTGAAGAGCAAAAAAGGTTTTTGAGAGGTGTTGAATCTATAAGCAAGGCCCTGAGCCTGGACGGAAGCTCTTCAAAGGATTCATCCTCCACCCCGAGAACTCGGTCCAAATCCATCAGGAAAGCACCGTTACCTGATCCTAAATCAAGTCCTGAGGCTGGTAAAAATGATAATCTGCGCAAGGAGAAGAAGTCCATATGGGATTCATTGAAGGCCCTTTCCCTCTCCCGAAACCGCAAGTTCGAATGCCGGTTTTCCCTCCAAGTCCATTTGATTGAAGGATTGCCTCCTAGTTTCAACGATGCTAGCATCTGTGTGTATTGGAAGAGGAAGCGTGATGTTATGGTGACACACCCTGCCAAGGTGATTCTAGGTGCTGCTGAGTTTGAACAAATGTTGACATACACTTGCACAATCTCTGGAAGTAAGAGTCGACCTCAAAATTCCGCAAAATATGAACCAAAGCATTCTTCACTCTATGCTTCCATGGTTGGTGCTGCAGAACTTGATTTGGGGAAGCACCGGGTCGATCTCACAAGGTTCCTTCCTCTCACACTCGAAGAGCTTTCGGAGGAGAAGAGCTCGGGGAAGTGGAGCACAAGTTTTAGATTATCAGGAGCAGCTAAAGGTGCAGTGATGAATGTCAGTTTTGGTTATGTAGTGGTTGGTTCCCATGGTACCATAGGCAATCAGGATTCTCCTAATGAATTGGGGTTGGGGCAGAACGATTCGCCTTCTGCAATGCAACTGGATAAAGCACACGGTCTGACTAAAACAGACCTGTTGCGTACCGGAAGTTTGCCAATCTTTTCCCCGGATTATTCATCCCAAAATGCAGAAGAGGTAATGGATCTTCATGAGGTAATGCCATTGCCAAAATCAGCTAGCTCAGGAGACATCTTTCATCAGAGTCCTGATATAGAAGAGATATGTTCTCCGTACAGACCTAAAGATTATGAAGAAAACATTAACAAACCAGATTCACCTGATATTGAAAACGAGAATCCCAAAAATCATCAAGATATCGAAGAAAAAACATCTCCTCATGCATGCAGCAAACCAGAATATCCTGTGTTTCAAGTTAATGTAGAGACGGTTAAACCAGAGGATTTTCCATCAACTAATTCCAGAGATGAAAAGCATGAAGGGTGTGAATCTAATGGATATTCTGTTGTTGATAAGGCCATTGAATTTTTTTCATCATATGAACGTGTTAATCTAGAGCAATCGTCCATGAAGGCTGTTGTTAAAAAGCATACATTTAACAGTACCAATACCCTTGATAGTGTTGCTGAACAAGTATCTTCTCAAGATACTGTTAAACATGATACGCAGGAAAAGGCTCTAGTATGTGAATTTTATCACCAAGATGACTTGTGCACCCAAAAACTTCCCTTGCAAGAAGCAGATTCAGCTTTGGACAGTGTTAAAGATTTGGAGGTAGTGGCACAAGTGTCTGGACAAGAAGAAAATCCTGAAGAATGGGAAGGAGATGGATTTTCTGCTGTTGATAAGGGCATTGAATGCTCATCAGATGAACATGTAAAATTAGAGGTATGCACTGCAAAGGCTCTTGTCGATGATCTTAAATTTGACAGTACCAGCATCCTTGAAACTGCTGTTAAACATGATTCCGAGGATGAGGTCAACGATGGTGCTGAGGAAAAGGCTATAGTACATGAGTTTTCTCACAAAGAACTACTCTTGCAAGAAATAGAGTCAGCATTGATCAGTGTCAAAGATTCTCCTATGATCATGGAAGCCAAAACTGAATACAAGAAAAGAAACACATATAGCTTGGATGATGTCACGGGTTCATTTTTAAGCATGCTTGGCATAGACGATAGTCCAATGAAGTTGAGTCCTAAAAGTGGGCTCGAATCTCCAAGAGAGCGCCTTGTAACACAATTTGAGATGGACAGTAAGTCTGAGGGCTTCTCATCGTTTGATGTTGATAAGGGAAGTAATAATGAAATAGATGATGCTCACAAAACTTCTATTGGATCAGAGCCCTTGAACTTCTCTAATTGTATCAAGTCATCATCCTTTTCAGAAGATCTGCATGCAGCGCATCTAGTTCAGCTCCAGCATATGAGCAAAGAAAAGACAAAGACGTTAGAAGAGATGGAAACAGAAGCCTTAACGTGTGAGTTGGGTTTGAATGAGAAGGCTTTTCAACATTCTCCACCAAAAAACAATGCTAGCTATGAAAGTCCGATTCATGCACTACCTGAAGAGCCTTTACGCTTACCTCCTTTGGCAGAGGGTTTAGGCCATTGTCTTCAGACAAGCAACGGAGGGTTTCTAAGATCTATGAGTCCTTCACTTTTCAAGAATAGTAGAAGTAGTGGGAGACTAGTCATGCAGATTTCTCACCCTGTTGTGGTACCTGCGGAAATGGGTTCTGGGATGATGGAGATTGTACAATGTTTGGCTTTGATGGGAATTGAAAAGCTTTCGATGCTGGCAAAGAAGTTAATGCCTCTGGAAGATATTACAGGGAAGACAATACAACAAATAGCATGGGAAGCTATGACAATAAAGGGAAAAGAGAG ACAATGCCATTTGCAACATAACTTGGTAACACAAGAAGATACAACTTGTGTGCTAAGAGGATTGAAGGGAACATCATCTGGTTCAGTTGGCAACCAGACAGGCTCGGAGTTTGTTGCATTTGAAGCTCTAGCTCCATTGGCTATGGATAAAATAGAAGCACTTGCAATGGAGGGTTTGAGAATACAATCTGGGATGGAGGAGACGGATGCACCATCAAACATCACCGCGCAATCCTTTGGGGATATTTCAGCTCTGCATGCTAAGGGAAATAACAGTAACGAGTCCGATGAAGCTGTTGCTTTGGGGTTGATAGAAACAAAAGATAGCAGTGTTGTTGATGGGATAATGAGCTTATCATTGAGTCTTGATGAATGGATGAGGTTAGATTCTGGCGAGATTGATGATATAGATAATATCAATGAGCATACATCCAAAATTCTAGCTGCCCATCATGTTAACTCCCTTGATTTAATTCATCGGATTTCAAATATCAAGAGGAAACGAGGAAACGAACCTGAAAGGAAACATGGTTTGCTGGGAAACAATTTCACAGTAGCATTAATGGTGCAACTTCGTGATCCTCTGAGATATTTTGAGTCTGTTGGAACACCAATGCTTGCTCTTATACAAGTCAAGAGGGAGTTCTTCCCACCAAAGCCCAGGAATCTATCTGAGGTAGGTAACACCGATGAGGAAGAGGATGATGATTGTAAAACAATAGGAAAGGTTGAGACAGAGAAACCTTCAGAAGGGGAGGGAATTCCTCAGTTCAGAATCACAGAAGTGCATGTTGCAGGCTTGAAAACTGAGCCTGCCTACaagaagaaggattggaggTCTTGGGGCACATCAAGACACCAAAAATCTGGTTCCCGCTGGCTGCTTGCTAACGGAATGGGAAAGTGCGAAAAGAATCCATTCCTCAAGTCAAAGCCTGTTTCCACATGTAATGCTCCACTCACCTCTAAGGTGCAACCTACTGACATATTGTGGAGTATATCATACCGTATGTATGGTACTGGAGATAAACGGGTGGATCTGACAGCATTAAACTCACCTATCAGGAATCCCAATATCATTATACGGAATGAAACTAGAAGACCACGTTGA
- the LOC130967152 gene encoding myosin-17-like, whose amino-acid sequence MSAVVNIIAGSHVWVEDPVEAWIGGEVSKINGEEVHVRTAEGKIVVKNISKVFPKDNEAPPGGVDDMTKLSYLHEPGVLHNLAARYELNEIYTYTGNILIAINPFQRLPHLYDTHMMEQYKGAAFGELSPHVFAVADVAYRAMINEGKSNSILVSGESGAGKTETTKMLMRYLAYLGGRSGVEGRTVEQQVLESNPVLEAFGNAKTVRNNNSSRFGKFVEIQFDNKGRISGAAIRTYLLERSRVCQISDPERNYHCFYLLCAAPAEEREKYKLGSPSSFHYLSQSNCYELDGVDDAHEYLATRRAMDVVGISEEEQEAIFRVVAAVLHLGNIEFAKGEEIDSSVIKDEKSRFHLNTTAELLKCDAKSLEDALIKRVMVTPEEVITRTLDPVAAVGSRDALAKTIYSRLFDWLVEKINNSIGQDPSSKSIIGVLDIYGFESFKFNSFEQFCINFTNEKLQQHFNQHVFKMEQEEYTKEEIDWSYIEFVDNQDVLDLIEKKPGGIIALLDEACMFPKSTHETFAQKLYQTFKNNKRFIKPKLSRTSFTISHYAGEVTYLADMFLDKNKDYVVAEHQDLLTASKCSFVAGLFPPSPPESSKSSKFSSIGSRFKLQLQSLMETLNSTEPHYIRCVKPNNVLKPAIFENLNIIQQLRCGGVLEAIRISCAGYPTRRTFYEFLNRFGVLAPEVLDGNYDDKVACQMILDKMGMKGYQIGKTKVFLRAGQMAELDARRAEVLGNAARVLQRQIRTHIACKEFKELRQAAVCLQSNLRGILARKLYEQLRREAAALKIEKNFKGYVARKSFLSVRSSAIIIQTGLRAMKARDEFRFRKQTKAAIHIQANLRRQIAFSYYKKLQKAAIVTQCGWRRRVARKELRMLKMAARETGALKEAKDKLEKRVEELTWRLQIEKRLRTDLEEEKAHEIAKLQDALHAMQIQVDEANARAVKEREAARKAIEEAPPVIKETPVLVQDTEKINSLTSEVNSLKESLLLEIGAKEEARKAQAEAEARNKELTKKVEDSDRKVEQLQELIQRLEEKISNSESENQVLRQQALAVSPTGKALTARPRTMIIQRIPENGNTPNGDAKIGSDMVLAVSNVREPESEGKPQKSLNEKQQENQDLLIKCISQDLGFSGGKPIAACVIYKCLLHWRSFEVERTSVFDRIIQTIASAVEAQDNTDVLAYWLSNTSTLLLLLQRTLKASGAASLTPQRRRTASSSLFGRMSQGLRASPQTAGLPFLNGRGLSRLDDLRQVEAKYPALLFKQQLTAFLEKIYGMIRDNLKKEISPLLGLCIQAPRTSRQSLVKGRSHANAVAQQALIAHWQSIVKSLNNSLKIMKANYAPPFLVRKVFTQIFSFINVQLFNSLLLRRECCSFSNGEYVKTGLAELEQWCLDATEEYTGSAWEELKHIRQAVGFLVIHQKPKKSLNEITKELCPVLSIQQLYRISTMYWDDKYGTHSVSTDVITSMRAMMSEDSNNAVSTSFLLDDDSSIPFSVDDISKSMEPVEVADIDPPPLIRENSGFGFLLARSE is encoded by the exons ATG TCTGCAGTAGTGAATATTATTGCTGGTTCTCATGTCTGGGTTGAAGATCCAGTGGAAGCATGGATTGGTGGAGAAGTTTCTAAAATCAATGGAGAAGAAGTTCATGTTCGCACTGCAGAGGGGAAAATA GTTGTAAAAAACATCTCAAAGGTTTTTCCTAAGGATAATGAAGCACCTCCGGGCGGTGTAGATGATATGACAAAGCTTTCATACTTGCATGAACCAGGAGTTCTGCACAACTTGGCGGCTAGATATGAACTCAATGAAATTTAT ACATATACTGGAAATATTCTGATTGCAATAAACCCATTCCAAAGGTTACCACATCTATATGATACTCACATGATGGAACAATACAAAGGAGCTGCATTTGGCGAGTTGAGTCCCCATGTTTTTGCAGTTGCTGATGTTGCATACAG GGCAATGATCAATGAAGGAAAAAGCAACTCAATCCTGGTTAGTGGCGAGAGTGGGGCTGGTAAGACAGAGACAACAAAGATGCTCATGCGATATCTGGCATATCTTGGAGGCCGATCTGGTGTAGAAGGGCGAACAGTTGAACAACAAGTTCTAGAA TCCAATCCAGTTCTTGAAGCATTTGGGAATGCCAAAACAGTGAGAAACAATAATTCAAG TCGTTTTGGTAAATTTGTTGAGATACAATTTGACAACAAGGGAAGGATATCTGGAGCTGCTATACGGACATATTTGCTCGAGAGGTCACGAGTGTGTCAAATTTCAGATCCGGAAAGAAATTACCATTGCTTTTACCTTCTTTGTGCAGCACCAGCTGAG GAAAGAGAGAAGTATAAGCTGGGCAGTCCTAGCTCTTTCCACTACTTAAGTCAATCCAACTGTTATGAGCTGGATGGAGTGGATGATGCACATGAATATCTTGCAACACGAAGGGCAATGGATGTTGTTGGAATCAGTGAGGAGGAGCAG GAGGCAATATTTAGAGTTGTCGCAGCAGTCTTGCACCTTGGAAATATTGAATTTGCAAAAGGAGAGGAGATTGACTCTTCTGTCATCAAGGATGAGAAATCTAGGTTCCATCTTAATACGACTGCTGAACTTCTCAA GTGTGATGCTAAGAGCTTGGAAGATGCACTGATCAAGCGTGTGATGGTAACACCTGAGGAGGTCATTACAAGAACCCTTGATCCTGTTGCAGCTGTTGGTAGCAGGGATGCATTAGCCAAAACTATTTACTCACGCTTGTTTGATTG GCTTGTGGAGAAGATTAACAATTCAATTGGGCAAGATCCAAGTTCTAAATCTATCATTGGAGTTCTTGATATCTATGGGTTTGAAAGTTTTAAATTCAATAG ttttgaGCAGTTCTGTATTAATTTTACCAATGAGAAGTTGCAACAACACTTTAATCAG CATGTATTTAAAATGGAGCAAGAAGAATACACCAAGGAAGAGATTGATTGGAGTTACATAGAATTTGTTGACAACCAAGATGTTCTGGATTTGATTGAAAAG AAACCTGGAGGAATAATTGCACTTCTTGATGAAGCCTG TATGTTTCCTAAGTCTACACATGAAACATTTGCTCAGAAGTTGTACCAGACATTCAAAAATAACAAGCGGTTTATCAAACCTAAACTTTCTCGGACTAGTTTTACCATATCTCACTATGCAGGGGAG GTGACATATCTGGCTGATATGTTTCTTGACAAAAACAAGGATTATGTGGTCGCAGAACATCAGGATCTGCTGACAGCCTCAAAATGTTCATTTGTGGCTGGTCTATTTCCCCCTTCCCCGCCGGAGTCTTCAAAATCTTCAAAGTTCTCTTCAATTGGATCTCGTTTCAAg TTACAACTTCAATCTTTGATGGAGACCTTAAATTCAACAGAACCTCATTATATCAGATGTGTCAAGCCAAACAATGTTCTCAAGCctgctatttttgaaaatctcaATATCATCCAACAATTGCGCTGTGGT GGTGTTCTTGAGGCAATTAGAATCAGCTGTGCTGGATATCCTACAAGACGGACTTTTTACGAGTTTCTTAACCGATTTGGTGTTCTTGCCCCTGAAGTTCTGGATGGAAA CTATGATGATAAAGTTGCTTGCCAAATGATACTGGATAAGATGGGTATGAAAGGCTATCAG ATAGGCAAGACAAAAGTTTTCCTAAGAGCTGGTCAAATGGCTGAGTTGGATGCAAGAAGAGCAGAGGTTCTTGGAAATGCAGCTAGGGTCCTTCAGAGGCAAATACGTACACATATTGCATGCAAGGAATTCAAAGAGTTGCGTCAAGCTGCAGTCTGTTTGCAATCTAATTTGAGAG GAATATTGGCCCGGAAGCTCTATGAGCAGTTGCGTCGTGAAGCAGCAGCTCTGAAAATAGAaaagaacttcaaaggatacgTTGCTAGGAAATCTTTCTTAAGTGTACGATCGTCTGCAATAATAATACAGACAGGTTTAAGGGCTATGAAGGCTCGTGATGAATTTAGATTTAGAAAGCAAACAAAGGCTGCAATTCATATCCAG GCTAATTTGCGCCGGCAAATTGCATTTTCATATTATAAAAAGTTGCAAAAGGCTGCAATTGTTACTCAGTGTGGCTGGAGGAGAAGGGTTGCTAGGAAGGAACTTAGAATGCTCAAAATG GCTGCAAGAGAAACAGGGGCCCTTAAGGAAGCAAAGGACAAACTAGAGAAGCGTGTAGAAGAACTTACATGGCGTTTGCAAATTGAGAAGCGTTTGAGG ACTGATTTGGAAGAGGAAAAGGCACATGAAATTGCCAAGTTACAGGATGCTTTGCATGCAATGCAAATACAGGTAGATGAAGCAAATGCCAGAGCAGTTAAAGAACGTGAGGCAGCACGGAAAGCCATTGAAGAAGCACCACCAGTTATTAAGGAGACTCCTGTTCTAGTTCAAGACACTGAAAAGATTAATTCTTTAACATCTGAAGTAAATAGTTTGAAG GAATCACTATTACTGGAAATAGGCGCCAAGGAAGAAGCCAGGAAAGCTCAGGCTGAAGCTGAAGCGAGAAATAAGGAACTAACTAAAAAGGTTGAAGATTCTGACCGTAAAGTGGAACAACTTCAAGAATTGATTCAGAG ATTGGAGGAAAAAATTTCCAATTCAGAGTCAGAAAACCAAGTTCTTCGCCAGCAAGCATTGGCTGTATCACCGACTGGAAAAGCTTTGACTGCAAGACCAAGGACAATGATAATTCAG AGGATACCAGAAAATGGGAATACTCCAAACGGGGACGCAAAAATTGGATCA GATATGGTTCTTGCTGTATCAAATGTTCGTGAGCCTGAATCTGAGGGAAAACCACAAAAATCTCTCAATGAGAAGCAGCAG GAAAATCAGGACTTATTAATCAAGTGCATATCACAAGATTTGGGATTTTCTGGGGGCAAACCTATTGCTGCATGTGTCATATACAAATGCCTTCTGCACTGGAGGTCATTTGAAGTTGAAAGAACAAGTGTCTTTGACCGTATTATTCAAACAATAGCTTCAGCAGTTGAG GCCCAGGACAATACTGATGTATTGGCATATTGGTTGTCTAATACATCCACTTTGTTGTTGCTACTCCAACGCACCCTCAAAGCAAGTGGAGCAGCTAGCTTAACACCACAACGGCGAAGAACAGCATCATCATCTCTGTTTGGAAGAATGTCTCAA GGTCTAAGGGCATCTCCCCAAACTGCTGGGTTACCATTTCTAAATGGCCGAGGTCTGAGTAGACTAGATGATTTACGGCAAGTGGAAGCAAAATATCCAGCGCTGCTATTTAAGCAGCAGCTTACTGCCTTCCTTGAAAAAATATATGGAATGATAAGAGATAACCTTAAAAAGGAGATCTCTCCATTACTGGGACTTTGTATACAG GCCCCAAGGACCTCGCGTCAAAGTTTAGTGAAAGGACGTTCACATGCCAATGCAGTTGCTCAGCAAGCTTTAATAGCTCACTGGCAAAGTATTGTCAAGAGCTTAAACAATTCTCTAAAGATAATGAAGGCCAACTAC GCGCCTCCTTTCTTGGTCCGCAAAGTCTTCACTCaaatattttcattcatcaatgTTCAGCTATTCAACAG TCTGTTGTTGCGTCGTGAGTGTTGTTCATTCAGCAACGGGGAGTATGTAAAGACAGGTTTGGCTGAATTAGAGCAATGGTGTCTCGATGCTACAGAAGAG TATACTGGCTCGGCTTGGGAGGAACTGAAACATATCAGGCAGGCTGTTGGATTCTTG GTGATACATCAAAAACCCAAAAAGTCCTTGAATGAAATAACGAAGGAGCTTTGCCCT GTTCTCAGTATACAGCAGTTATACAGGATCAGTACCATGTATTGGGATGACAAGTACGGCACGCACAGTGTATCTACAGAC GTCATAACAAGCATGAGAGCTATGATGTCCGAGGACTCTAATAATGCTGTCAGCACTTCTTTCCTATTAGATGATGACTCGAG CATTCCATTCTCGGTGGATGACATTTCCAAATCTATGGAACCAGTTGAAGTAGCTGACATAGACCCTCCTCCGTTGATACGAGAGAACTCAGGCTTTGGGTTCTTGCTAGCACGCTCAGAGTGA